One genomic window of Amyelois transitella isolate CPQ chromosome 8, ilAmyTran1.1, whole genome shotgun sequence includes the following:
- the LOC106137365 gene encoding uncharacterized protein LOC106137365 has product MKYMFSLFFFGLLLLQKKHVLGKKTEYDQVWEFGADNPKSYEILELQGLMENWRKGETFSVEVSKCVEIVYNKVELYNPVAKPIVESTLNNVTIFFEEKDFSRSMYKIIFKANRICKNIPLLWG; this is encoded by the exons ATGAAATacatgttttctttatttttcttcggTTTATTACTCTTACagaaaaaacatgttttaggAAAGAAAACTGAATATGACCAAGTTTGGGAATTTGGGGCTGATAATCCGAAAAGTTACGAAATTCTGGAACTACAAGGTCTTATGGAGAACTGGCGTAAGGGAGAAACTTTCTCTGTGGAG GTGTCTAAATGTGTAGAAATAGTTTACAACAAAGTGGAACTTTACAATCCTGTTGCGAAACCAATAGTCGAATCAACTCTTAACAATGTTACCATATTTTTTGAAGAGAAAGACTTCAGCAGATCTATGTACAAGATCATTTTCAAAGCGAACAGGATTTGCAAGAACATACCGTTGTTATGGggataa